Below is a genomic region from Candidatus Zymogenus saltonus.
CCTTTTAATCACTCCCACAAAACCCCTGTTGTGATCTATCTGCAAAAACTTGAAAATGGTATCAACAATAAAGGAAAAGCTCTGTTCCCTCAGCAGGTCCTGGGTTGTCCTCTTCAGAAATGTAAGGTCGAATATATCCCTTTCCAGTTCCTTTTCGGCCGATCCCAGCTCCAGCTTTGCGTCAAGAAGCTCGTTTATCAGCTGTTCCCTGATAAAGGCGAGCTGCTCTTTTTCGTGGCTGATCCGTTTGTTTCTGAAGAGGTTTTCCACGCATAATGAAAGCTCCTCCACAAACTGATCTAACTCTGATCTGAGGTGGCCGGAAGAGAGCATCGATTTATCCGGCTTGTTTAAAAAGTAGCTTGCCCCCATGAAGAGCGATTTCAGCCTTATCTCCTTATCCATAAGGGATGTCATGATTATGACCGGTATGTGCGGGTAATTCTGGTTTATCTCGGTCAGGAGCTCCAGCCCGCCGTAAATCTCCGTAGTGGATGAGATACCCGGCATCACCAGATCAAGGATCATAGCGGGAGAAACCCTGGAGGGCTCCAACGTCTTGATCTTTTCGAGGGCGTCTGCGGGATTGTCGTAGCTTTCAATACGGTAGCCGAAGTTCGCAAGGCCGTCGGAGAAGATCGTCCTCATCAGTTTTTCGTCCTCAACCAGGATAACGACCTCCTGGGGCGAGAACGAGGAGATGCTTTGAGTCACGTTCTCGATCGATTTTATGATCTCCTCCTTCAGGTTCGATTTTTCCGGGTGGAAGGAGCGATCCCTTTTGGGTTCCAGGTCTTCTTCCGTGATGTCAAAATCCTCTTCGAGCATGGAGAAAGATTTGTTGACTTCTTCGAGGAAGTGATCTACGTCGATGGAGAGGTCCATATCATTCTCGGAGATTTTTTCAGATTCAAATCGATATATCCCGTCCCAGAAGAACATGGAGTAGAGGATGTCTTCCATAATCTCGTTGAGGGCTGTCTTTAGGTCTTGCTCTGAAACGTAACCAGACCTTATAAGGATGTCGCCTATGCGGAGGTTTTTGCCCTCCTTCTTTTGATACATCAAGGCCTTTCTCAAGTCCTTCTCGTTGA
It encodes:
- a CDS encoding response regulator; protein product: MSDILREIKQEKLTGVLAIKSQEGFGTIYFHNGVIIKAYSPIFRERLGRRLIEKGLINEKDLRKALMYQKKEGKNLRIGDILIRSGYVSEQDLKTALNEIMEDILYSMFFWDGIYRFESEKISENDMDLSIDVDHFLEEVNKSFSMLEEDFDITEEDLEPKRDRSFHPEKSNLKEEIIKSIENVTQSISSFSPQEVVILVEDEKLMRTIFSDGLANFGYRIESYDNPADALEKIKTLEPSRVSPAMILDLVMPGISSTTEIYGGLELLTEINQNYPHIPVIIMTSLMDKEIRLKSLFMGASYFLNKPDKSMLSSGHLRSELDQFVEELSLCVENLFRNKRISHEKEQLAFIREQLINELLDAKLELGSAEKELERDIFDLTFLKRTTQDLLREQSFSFIVDTIFKFLQIDHNRGFVGVIKRGDLKYYRGFTKMDNDNIPELNKNPSQLTIGTYEFKSFEDVLKSSKVFAGKISDEDSQIIQSYIGGYRPTNSIIIPFKIYNKPIAIIYCDGEPGSLASTNLDQIKILADTASLAMQITILNEKITGRN